One window of the Alligator mississippiensis isolate rAllMis1 chromosome 5, rAllMis1, whole genome shotgun sequence genome contains the following:
- the RPL14 gene encoding large ribosomal subunit protein eL14, with the protein MVFKRFVEIGRVAYVSFGPHAGRLVAIVDVIDQNRALVDGPCTGVRRQAMPFKCMQLTDFVLKFPHSARQKHVRTAWEKENINEKWAGTRWAKKIEAREKKAKMTDFDRYKVMKAKKMRNRIIKHEIKKLQKQTSKKAS; encoded by the exons ATG GTGTTCAAGCGCTTCGTGGAGATCGGCCGCGTGGCCTACGTGTCGTTCGGGCCGCATGCCGGCCGCCTCGTGGCCATCGTGGATGTCATCGACCAGAACCGG GCGCTAGTTGATGGCCCCTGCACTGGTGTCAGAAGGCAGGCTATGCCCTTCAAGTGCATGCAGCTGACTGATTTTGTTCTCAAATTCCCACACAG TGCTCGTCAGAAGCATGTGAGGACCGCCTGGGAGAAGGAAAATATCAATGAAAAATGGGCAGGTACAAGATGGGCAAAGAAGATTGAAGCCAGAGAAAAG AAAGCCAAGATGACAGACTTTGATCGTTACAAGGTcatgaaagcaaagaaaatg AGGAACAGAATCATCAAGCATGAAATCAAGAAGctccagaagcaaacttccaaaAAAGCCTCCTAA